A stretch of Spirosoma oryzicola DNA encodes these proteins:
- a CDS encoding RagB/SusD family nutrient uptake outer membrane protein — translation MKSIIKPAFLALAMMAVLPSCEVERLPETSVSDETYWRTESDLKTAANYLYMYLPGFGTFTPPGYNSTFNVTYGTEDVWSDDAFGLATNNISDGSRLAPATATDYNTNYLLIRAANNVIEKAPRASAATSATIIDRYIAEARFFRAWGYYALVQRYGDVPLILKTLDDTSAELQAPATPRAQIYDQIYQDLDYAAQKLPTATALGTADYGRISNTAALAFKARVALFEGTRSKYHNYGEPTKHLKLAVDAAKAVIDSKQQDLFSGSYFDLFQLAGEGRQNRENIIVKQYGVSSTDRVATQNFFRSSLETGNMNPTKSLTDSYLMKDGLPTAKSPLYKAPTKSTDVFVNRDTRMSDTFFKTGDAWIGTKLVFDIAPLVFNRTGFTFRKYSNLDDWVTTQSLIDRVLLRYAEVLLTYAEATYELNGTISDVDLDLTINRLRARGGVAKLTNAFATANGLTVRDEIRRERRVELAQEGFRYWDLIRWKTAEIELPKPVLGNYFFRTEYGTTTAVNLTSDNYILVQDASFRKFDPNRDYLWPLPINEIALNPTLKQNPGW, via the coding sequence ATGAAATCGATTATAAAACCTGCTTTTCTGGCCTTGGCTATGATGGCCGTTTTGCCATCCTGCGAAGTGGAACGCCTGCCCGAAACGTCCGTCAGCGACGAAACATACTGGCGCACCGAGTCTGATCTGAAAACAGCAGCCAACTATTTGTACATGTATTTGCCTGGGTTCGGCACGTTTACGCCCCCCGGATACAATAGCACCTTCAATGTCACGTATGGCACCGAAGACGTATGGTCGGATGATGCGTTTGGGCTGGCTACCAACAACATCAGCGACGGATCGCGACTGGCTCCGGCTACCGCGACGGATTACAACACCAATTACCTGCTGATCCGGGCGGCTAATAACGTCATTGAAAAAGCGCCACGGGCGTCGGCGGCTACGTCGGCCACGATCATTGATCGTTACATTGCCGAAGCGCGGTTCTTTCGGGCGTGGGGCTATTACGCATTGGTTCAGCGATACGGTGACGTACCTCTGATTCTGAAAACGCTTGACGATACATCCGCTGAATTACAGGCTCCCGCTACCCCACGCGCTCAGATCTACGACCAGATTTATCAGGATCTGGACTATGCCGCTCAGAAGCTACCAACGGCAACCGCGCTCGGAACCGCCGATTACGGACGAATCAGCAACACAGCGGCTCTGGCGTTTAAGGCTCGTGTTGCTTTGTTTGAAGGAACGCGCTCAAAGTATCACAACTATGGGGAGCCGACAAAGCACCTCAAACTCGCCGTTGACGCTGCCAAAGCGGTTATCGACAGCAAGCAGCAAGATCTGTTCAGCGGTAGTTACTTTGATCTCTTTCAACTGGCGGGCGAAGGACGGCAAAACCGGGAGAACATCATTGTGAAGCAGTATGGGGTATCGTCTACCGACCGGGTGGCTACGCAAAACTTCTTTCGGAGTTCGCTCGAAACTGGCAATATGAACCCAACGAAGAGCCTGACCGATTCTTATCTGATGAAAGACGGTTTGCCCACGGCAAAATCACCCTTGTACAAGGCTCCGACGAAATCGACCGACGTGTTTGTCAATCGGGATACGCGCATGAGCGATACGTTTTTCAAAACGGGTGATGCCTGGATCGGAACGAAACTTGTTTTTGACATTGCTCCGCTAGTTTTCAACCGGACGGGATTCACGTTTCGGAAATATTCGAATCTTGACGACTGGGTTACGACGCAATCGCTGATTGACCGGGTACTGCTCCGCTACGCCGAAGTGCTGCTTACCTACGCCGAAGCAACGTACGAACTAAACGGTACGATCAGCGATGTCGACCTCGACTTGACGATCAATCGGCTGCGGGCGCGGGGCGGAGTCGCTAAGTTGACGAACGCGTTTGCCACGGCCAACGGTCTTACGGTGCGGGACGAGATTCGGCGGGAACGTCGGGTAGAACTAGCGCAGGAAGGTTTCCGCTACTGGGATCTGATCCGCTGGAAAACGGCTGAGATCGAACTGCCTAAGCCGGTTCTAGGAAATTACTTCTTTAGAACCGAATACGGTACGACAACTGCCGTCAACCTCACCTCGGATAATTACATTCTCGTTCAGGATGCCAGCTTCCGGAAGTTCGACCCGAACCGGGATTATCTGTGGCCGCTGCCCATTAACGAAATAGCGCTGAACCCGACCCTAAAGCAGAACCCAGGGTGGTAA
- a CDS encoding SusC/RagA family TonB-linked outer membrane protein — MKKLKFYLTCRIVLGCLILLHIASGVAVSARAAEVPVSGRITDEKGEALPGVSIVLKGTTRGTTTDGNGQFKLVVPNEKSVLIVSFVGYLRQEVTVNNRSVIDVQLQSDDKSLEEVVVVGYGTQKKVNLTGAVSTVESKAIENRPVSNLANALQGVTPGLNITRASGQPGRESMAIQIRGVTSANGNVNPLVILDGVSAPITTLQTLNPNDVESISVLKDAAAAAIYGAQAAGGVILVTTKKGKAGKVTFDYLAQYGTDWSINTPGRMSLLDEANFSNLARKNSGSNPEYTDDDLQRIRDGIPYVINPADTGTYLYYNQQSLSDQILKKNTMMATHNLTARGGTDKLNFLISGGYYEKQGLFKVGPDNYKRYNLRVNLGAQLTKHLSLDARLSYTLDKTRSSSADVSGSGLIYQINRLRTRTPFFTPEGRYNGAGSAATAYATLESGGYNNYDRNFFDNVFTLQAANFVKGLTLRAVAGVQYRLGNRAIFNRTVPLWGKSRVLSYLNQPNSYQLTNEVTKNTNLQFLANYDVKVGDKHNFGFFAGYQWEDYRFQADSSRALTLVSNDLPTLNLGDDRTKVNGEVIQTYAYQSVFGRFNYNYADKYLFEATIRQDESSKLAPGLRTKVFPSASAGWNMHREGWFSRALPFFSEFKLRGSWGRLGGALGSNLGYYDYLSQLSKAANLVLGDSRTSYIYQNSIPSGTLSWETIETSDVGIDMAFFQNRLQFNGDYYVKFNRNMLTPQQLPGTIGVGTPRKNNGELKSWGWEAEIRYRDRIGKDFTYSIAANLSDNQNKLISYSGRTVVTSGTNNLIEGFPINTIWGYQTAGYFQTADEVKAWAFQDSRTGAGDVKYIDQDGDKRLTVGQGTVANRGDLLLLGTTQPRYLFGFTFGAQWKGFDMTIFLQGVGKRNYRPNTESIAPLLVTWKQALAIHGDYWTPENQGALFPRPYVGATHNYLSSDKWVLNASYMRLKNFQVGYTLPSTLTQRIGIARARFFFSGQDLFTISGLGKFQGYFDPEARDGVDNDYPYFATASVGLNVSF, encoded by the coding sequence ATGAAAAAGTTAAAATTCTACTTAACATGTAGGATCGTGCTAGGCTGTCTGATCCTGCTGCATATCGCTTCGGGTGTTGCTGTATCAGCCCGAGCCGCCGAAGTACCCGTCTCGGGTAGAATCACGGACGAAAAAGGGGAAGCATTACCCGGCGTCAGTATTGTCCTGAAGGGTACAACGCGCGGCACGACGACCGACGGAAATGGGCAGTTCAAACTTGTGGTGCCCAACGAAAAGTCGGTGCTTATTGTCAGCTTTGTGGGTTACCTGCGGCAGGAAGTGACGGTCAACAACCGCTCTGTAATTGACGTGCAACTACAGAGCGACGATAAATCACTGGAAGAAGTGGTTGTTGTCGGGTACGGCACGCAGAAAAAAGTAAACCTCACGGGAGCCGTTTCTACGGTCGAGTCGAAAGCCATCGAAAACCGTCCGGTCAGCAACCTGGCGAATGCGTTGCAGGGGGTAACGCCCGGTTTGAACATTACCCGCGCGAGTGGACAGCCCGGACGTGAGAGTATGGCGATCCAGATTCGGGGGGTTACGTCGGCCAATGGTAACGTAAACCCGCTCGTAATCCTCGACGGCGTCAGTGCGCCAATCACGACGTTGCAAACGCTCAACCCAAACGACGTTGAAAGTATTAGCGTTCTGAAAGATGCCGCAGCAGCCGCTATTTACGGCGCTCAGGCGGCTGGTGGGGTTATTCTGGTGACAACTAAAAAAGGAAAAGCGGGTAAGGTCACGTTCGATTACCTGGCGCAATACGGTACGGACTGGTCCATCAACACACCGGGCCGGATGAGTCTGTTGGACGAAGCCAATTTTTCGAACCTTGCCCGGAAAAATTCCGGTAGCAACCCCGAGTATACCGACGATGATTTGCAGCGCATCCGCGATGGTATTCCCTACGTCATAAACCCGGCGGATACGGGTACGTACCTGTACTACAATCAGCAGTCGTTGTCGGATCAGATTTTGAAGAAAAATACGATGATGGCGACGCATAACCTAACCGCACGGGGTGGTACTGACAAGCTGAATTTTCTGATTTCGGGTGGTTATTACGAAAAGCAAGGTCTGTTTAAGGTTGGTCCTGATAATTATAAACGGTACAACCTGCGGGTTAACCTGGGGGCTCAGTTGACAAAACACCTCTCGCTTGATGCGCGCCTTTCCTATACACTTGACAAGACCAGAAGTTCGTCCGCCGATGTGAGTGGTAGTGGCTTGATCTATCAGATTAACCGATTGCGAACCCGAACGCCTTTCTTTACGCCGGAAGGTCGTTACAACGGGGCTGGTTCGGCAGCTACCGCGTATGCAACGCTCGAATCGGGCGGCTACAACAATTACGACCGCAATTTTTTCGATAACGTGTTTACGCTACAGGCGGCCAATTTTGTCAAGGGTCTGACGCTGCGTGCCGTTGCCGGGGTTCAGTACCGCTTGGGCAACCGGGCCATTTTTAACCGAACGGTGCCGCTTTGGGGCAAGTCGCGCGTTCTTAGCTACCTCAATCAGCCCAATTCGTACCAGCTCACGAACGAAGTGACCAAAAATACCAACCTGCAATTCCTGGCTAACTACGATGTCAAAGTAGGGGATAAGCACAACTTTGGTTTTTTTGCCGGGTACCAATGGGAGGACTATCGGTTTCAGGCTGATTCATCCAGAGCGCTTACACTGGTTAGCAACGATCTGCCAACGCTGAACCTGGGCGACGACCGGACGAAAGTGAACGGCGAAGTGATTCAAACGTATGCGTACCAGTCGGTTTTTGGACGGTTCAATTACAACTACGCTGACAAGTACTTATTCGAAGCGACCATCCGGCAGGACGAAAGCTCGAAGCTGGCACCGGGCTTACGGACCAAGGTATTTCCGTCGGCTTCGGCGGGTTGGAACATGCACCGGGAGGGCTGGTTTTCGCGGGCGCTGCCGTTCTTTTCGGAATTCAAACTGCGCGGATCGTGGGGCCGTCTGGGTGGAGCGCTTGGCTCAAACCTCGGTTATTACGATTACCTGAGTCAGTTGAGCAAAGCCGCCAATCTGGTCCTGGGTGACTCGCGGACATCGTATATCTACCAAAACTCAATTCCGTCGGGTACCCTTTCCTGGGAAACCATCGAAACATCGGACGTTGGTATCGATATGGCTTTCTTCCAGAACCGATTGCAATTCAACGGCGACTACTACGTGAAGTTCAACCGAAATATGCTGACACCTCAGCAATTGCCCGGTACGATTGGGGTGGGTACACCACGGAAAAATAATGGTGAGCTTAAATCGTGGGGTTGGGAAGCCGAAATTCGCTATCGCGACCGGATCGGCAAAGACTTTACCTACTCGATTGCGGCCAACCTGTCTGACAACCAGAACAAGTTGATCAGCTATTCGGGTCGGACGGTGGTTACGTCGGGCACCAACAACCTCATCGAAGGCTTCCCGATCAACACCATTTGGGGCTATCAAACAGCGGGCTACTTTCAGACCGCCGACGAAGTAAAAGCCTGGGCGTTTCAGGACAGCCGTACCGGAGCTGGTGACGTAAAATACATCGATCAGGACGGCGATAAGCGGCTGACAGTCGGGCAGGGTACGGTGGCGAACCGGGGCGATCTGCTGCTGCTGGGAACCACGCAACCCCGCTATCTTTTCGGCTTTACGTTCGGTGCGCAATGGAAAGGCTTCGACATGACGATCTTTTTGCAGGGCGTGGGCAAACGGAATTACCGACCCAACACCGAATCAATTGCCCCTTTGCTAGTAACGTGGAAACAGGCTCTGGCTATTCATGGTGACTACTGGACTCCCGAAAATCAAGGGGCTCTGTTTCCACGGCCTTATGTTGGCGCTACGCACAATTACCTGTCTTCCGACAAATGGGTGCTCAATGCCAGCTACATGCGGTTGAAGAACTTCCAGGTTGGCTATACCTTGCCGTCAACCCTGACGCAGCGTATCGGTATCGCGCGGGCACGTTTCTTTTTCTCTGGTCAGGATTTATTCACCATTTCGGGGCTGGGCAAATTCCAGGGTTACTTCGATCCCGAAGCGCGCGACGGTGTGGATAATGACTACCCGTACTTCGCCACCGCTTCTGTGGGCTTAAATGTATCCTTCTAA
- a CDS encoding efflux RND transporter permease subunit yields MNKLISNIVGFSLKNRFFIFFMTAALVIAGIVSYLRTPLEAFPDVTNTQIIVVTEWNGRSAEEVERFVTVPIEVAMNSVQRKSNVRSTTMFGLSVLKVIFDDDVDDFFARQQVNNLLRNVSLPDGVEPEIQPPYGPTGEIFRYTLESKDRDSRELLTLQNWVIDRQLRSVPGVADVVAFGGRDKMYELRVNPTQLTKYDITPLEVYQAVTRSNINVGGDVIERNGQAYVVRGVGLLTSIQDIENIIIEETGGNPVLVRDVAEVAESNLPRVGQVGLDANDDVVEGIVVMRKGENPSEVLGRVKTKIEELNTRILPSDVNMVTFYDRDNLIEFCTRTVLHNLTEGIVLVTVIVFLFMADWRTTLIVSIIIPLALLFAFICLRLRGMSANLLSMGAIDFGIIIDGAVVMVEGVFVSLDHLSHRVGMTRYNKMAKLGLIRKTGGELGKAVFFSKLIIITALLPIFSFQKVEGKMFSPLAWTLGFALLGALLFTLTLVPVLCSILLKKNVREKNNPIVNFFERIVMGAFGWCFRHRRLSLIGSIGFMVATFFSSSLLGTEFLPQLNEGALWVTAELPMSMSLPESVAMSKTIRQDLKSFPEVKQVLSQVGRSNDGTDPNGFYFCQFQVDLRPKDEWTRKISTEQLTDEMDAKLRNYAGVLYNYSQPIIDNVAEAVAGYKASNGIKIFGSDVYELEKYANLAMDAVKDVDGIKDLGIIRNVGQPEMSILFHDHKMALYGVSTADAQAVIEMAIGGKTASILYEGERKFDIRVRFLPEYRQSDDDIMRLMVPTMSGGKIPLKEIATIKQVTGPAFIYRDLNQRFIGVKFSVRGRDLGSTIAEAQQRVREKLQLDKGYSVEWVGEFENQVRATDQLGKVVPISIAAIFVILFITFGNAKDAGLVLLNVPFALIGGILALHVTSMNFGISAGVGFIALFGICVQNGVILITVFNKNRQERMPLDQAIREGVQSRIRPVVMTALMAAIGLFPAAISTGIGSETQKPLAIVVIGGLVTATVLTLLVFPIIYRMFYRKKLTVASDKGNTMQPVEMM; encoded by the coding sequence ATGAACAAACTCATCAGTAACATAGTCGGTTTTTCGCTCAAAAATCGGTTTTTTATCTTTTTCATGACAGCGGCCCTGGTGATCGCTGGCATAGTCAGCTACCTGCGGACACCGCTAGAAGCCTTTCCCGACGTAACGAACACGCAGATTATTGTCGTGACCGAATGGAATGGCCGGTCTGCCGAAGAAGTTGAACGATTCGTGACCGTGCCGATCGAGGTGGCTATGAACTCCGTTCAGCGCAAATCCAACGTCCGCTCAACGACCATGTTTGGTCTGTCGGTGCTGAAAGTGATCTTCGACGATGATGTCGATGATTTTTTTGCCCGTCAGCAAGTCAATAACCTGTTGCGCAATGTATCACTACCCGATGGTGTCGAACCCGAAATTCAGCCGCCCTACGGCCCGACCGGTGAGATTTTTCGCTACACGCTGGAAAGTAAAGACCGCGACAGCCGTGAGCTATTAACGCTCCAGAACTGGGTGATCGACCGGCAGCTTCGAAGTGTACCGGGCGTCGCCGATGTGGTAGCGTTCGGTGGCCGCGACAAGATGTACGAACTCCGGGTCAACCCGACGCAATTAACCAAATACGATATAACTCCGCTTGAAGTGTACCAGGCCGTTACGCGCAGCAACATCAACGTTGGGGGCGACGTGATTGAGCGTAACGGCCAGGCTTATGTCGTACGCGGGGTTGGTTTGCTCACGTCGATTCAGGATATTGAAAACATCATTATCGAAGAGACGGGCGGCAATCCCGTGCTGGTCAGAGACGTAGCGGAAGTCGCCGAATCCAACCTACCGCGCGTCGGTCAGGTCGGGCTGGATGCGAACGACGATGTTGTCGAGGGTATCGTGGTCATGCGGAAAGGCGAGAATCCCAGCGAAGTGCTCGGTCGGGTAAAAACCAAGATCGAGGAGCTAAACACCCGTATTCTGCCGTCGGACGTGAACATGGTCACCTTCTACGACCGCGACAACCTTATCGAGTTTTGTACGCGTACGGTACTACACAACCTCACCGAAGGTATCGTGTTGGTCACGGTGATCGTCTTTCTATTCATGGCCGACTGGCGCACCACGCTGATCGTGTCCATCATTATCCCGCTGGCACTATTGTTCGCCTTTATTTGTCTGCGTTTACGGGGTATGTCGGCGAACCTGCTGTCGATGGGGGCGATTGATTTTGGAATCATCATCGACGGTGCCGTCGTCATGGTGGAGGGGGTGTTTGTGTCGCTGGATCATTTGTCTCATCGGGTCGGTATGACGCGCTACAACAAGATGGCGAAGCTAGGGCTGATTCGAAAAACGGGTGGCGAATTAGGCAAGGCCGTTTTCTTTTCCAAGCTGATCATCATCACGGCGCTGCTGCCTATTTTCTCGTTCCAGAAAGTCGAAGGCAAGATGTTTTCGCCCCTCGCCTGGACCCTCGGCTTTGCCTTGCTGGGCGCTCTGCTATTCACGCTGACGCTGGTGCCGGTATTGTGTTCGATCCTGCTCAAGAAAAACGTTCGGGAGAAAAATAACCCGATTGTCAACTTTTTCGAGCGTATTGTAATGGGTGCGTTTGGCTGGTGCTTTCGCCACCGTCGGTTGAGTTTGATCGGGTCGATCGGCTTTATGGTCGCTACCTTTTTCTCGTCCTCCCTGCTGGGAACGGAATTTCTTCCGCAACTCAACGAAGGGGCGCTCTGGGTTACGGCTGAGTTGCCCATGAGTATGTCGCTGCCCGAAAGTGTAGCCATGTCGAAAACCATTCGGCAGGACCTCAAAAGCTTTCCCGAAGTAAAGCAGGTTCTTTCCCAGGTTGGCCGCTCCAACGATGGTACGGACCCCAACGGGTTTTACTTCTGCCAGTTTCAGGTGGATTTACGCCCCAAAGATGAGTGGACGCGGAAGATCTCGACCGAGCAGCTCACCGACGAAATGGACGCCAAGCTGCGCAACTATGCCGGGGTTCTTTACAACTACTCGCAGCCCATTATCGACAACGTCGCCGAAGCGGTAGCGGGTTACAAGGCCAGTAACGGGATCAAAATTTTCGGATCGGATGTGTATGAGCTGGAGAAGTACGCCAATCTGGCAATGGACGCGGTAAAAGACGTGGACGGCATCAAAGATCTGGGTATTATCCGCAACGTGGGCCAGCCCGAAATGAGCATCCTGTTTCACGACCACAAAATGGCCTTATACGGCGTATCAACGGCTGACGCGCAGGCGGTTATCGAAATGGCGATTGGGGGGAAAACGGCGTCGATCCTATACGAAGGCGAACGCAAGTTCGACATCCGGGTGCGGTTCCTGCCCGAATATCGCCAGAGCGACGACGACATTATGCGGCTGATGGTACCGACGATGAGTGGCGGCAAAATTCCGCTCAAAGAAATTGCTACGATCAAGCAGGTTACCGGCCCGGCGTTTATCTACCGCGATCTCAACCAGCGGTTCATCGGGGTTAAGTTTTCGGTGCGGGGCCGCGATTTAGGGAGTACCATTGCCGAAGCGCAGCAGCGCGTCCGTGAAAAACTTCAGCTCGATAAAGGCTATTCGGTTGAATGGGTGGGCGAATTCGAAAATCAGGTTCGGGCGACCGATCAATTGGGCAAAGTGGTACCGATCAGTATTGCGGCCATTTTCGTGATTCTGTTCATCACGTTCGGCAACGCCAAAGATGCGGGACTGGTCTTGCTAAACGTGCCGTTCGCCCTGATTGGTGGGATTCTGGCGCTCCACGTAACGAGCATGAACTTCGGAATTTCGGCGGGGGTTGGCTTTATTGCCCTCTTCGGAATATGCGTGCAGAACGGTGTGATTCTGATCACCGTCTTCAACAAAAACCGACAGGAACGTATGCCGCTTGACCAGGCGATTCGGGAAGGGGTTCAATCGCGTATTCGCCCCGTAGTGATGACGGCGCTGATGGCCGCTATCGGTCTGTTTCCGGCGGCTATTTCAACCGGCATCGGTTCGGAGACGCAAAAACCGCTCGCTATCGTCGTTATTGGTGGACTCGTCACCGCTACCGTGTTGACGTTGCTGGTGTTCCCGATCATCTACCGGATGTTTTACCGCAAGAAACTAACCGTAGCCTCCGACAAAGGCAATACCATGCAGCCGGTCGAAATGATGTAA